A stretch of the Acyrthosiphon pisum isolate AL4f chromosome A2, pea_aphid_22Mar2018_4r6ur, whole genome shotgun sequence genome encodes the following:
- the LOC103311861 gene encoding carboxypeptidase B-like, giving the protein MIYISNELIHNRKTLPIYMRNIHFVLMPIVNPDGYTYSYENDRLWRKNRVETSDNCIGIDLNRNWNYDWYHENSGKNYCSACYQGPTPNSELEIKAIIQFILNNLTKIKGFITLHSYGQAIVFPWAYTKDHIKEDYDKLQNIATSMSLKIFKKTSNIYTVGPASTVLYRASGTSIDWMKGIANIRYVFALELRDTGANGFILPTSEIIPTGQEAFCAVSVLAKIVESDNQSKGTFNRSMHSLFCIMLIIFYFN; this is encoded by the exons atgatatatatatcaaatGAATTGATACATAATAGAAAGACTTTACCAATATATATGAGAAATATTCATTTTGTCTTAATGCCAATTGTAAATCCAGATGG gtatacatattcaTATGAAAACGATAGGCTATGGAGGAAAAATCGTGTTGAAACATCTGACAATTGTATAGGAATAGATTTGAACCGTAACTGGAATTATGATTGGTACCATGAAAACTCTGGTAAAAACTATTGCTCAGCATGTTACCAAGGACCAACTCCAAACTCAGAGTTAGAAATAAAAGCAATCATTCagtttatcttaaataatttaactaaaataaag GGGTTTATAACATTACACTCATATGGGCAAGCTATTGTATTTCCTTGGGCATACACTAAAGATCATATAAAAGAAGACTATGATAAACTTCAGAACATAGCTACATCcatgtcattaaaaatattcaaaaaaacttCAAACATCTATACTGTTGGTCCAGCAAGTACAGTGTTATATAGAGCATCAg gaaCGTCAATAGATTGGATGAAAGGTATAGCAAATATTAGATATGTATTTGCATTGGAATTAAGAGATACTGGTGCCAATGGTTTTATATTGCCTACTAGTGAAATAATACCAACAGGTCAAGAAGCATTCTGTGCTGTTTCTGTACTAGCTAAAATTGTAGAATCTGATAACCAATCAAAAGGAACATTTAATAGGTCCATGCATTctttgttttgtattatgttaataatattttatttcaattaa